Proteins found in one Nocardia brasiliensis ATCC 700358 genomic segment:
- a CDS encoding oxygenase MpaB family protein — protein MSEPGYFSDHSMARRVMRKRAVGLTYGQRALVVGAVQPLLYVGTAEHTEHRMTPYTRLALTGHLFEAVFLGSKAEADRALEFTKKKHATVRGVLPEDAGAHHPAGTGYSADDPHLMYLTMAFTFDSAEVMYDLLVRTLTDGEREGLYQDYVRWAELFGMPPAAAPATYREFRASFDAYLASDELFLTDEARLVGSYLAGQRVPYPQRMPLQQVTSAFFLLVQGSLPPRIREMYGMRWGIAEQGAYRALAQAVRTAHVALPLAPPVLRGTLAGPSAPVYKLVSQRERRLLRTGRPSMPGIDPRNWVQRNSA, from the coding sequence ATGTCCGAACCCGGCTATTTCAGCGACCACTCGATGGCCCGGCGGGTGATGCGCAAGCGGGCGGTCGGCCTGACCTATGGCCAGCGCGCCCTGGTTGTCGGTGCGGTGCAGCCACTGCTCTACGTCGGCACCGCCGAGCACACCGAGCACCGGATGACGCCCTACACCAGGCTCGCACTCACCGGTCACCTGTTCGAGGCGGTCTTTCTCGGCAGCAAGGCGGAGGCAGACCGGGCATTGGAGTTCACCAAGAAGAAGCACGCCACGGTGCGGGGCGTGCTGCCCGAGGACGCCGGGGCCCATCATCCGGCGGGCACCGGATATTCGGCCGACGATCCGCACCTGATGTACCTGACGATGGCGTTCACCTTCGACTCGGCCGAGGTGATGTACGACCTGCTGGTCCGCACCCTGACCGACGGCGAACGCGAGGGCCTCTACCAGGACTATGTCCGCTGGGCCGAACTGTTCGGGATGCCGCCCGCGGCCGCGCCCGCCACCTACCGCGAGTTCCGCGCGTCGTTCGACGCCTACCTCGCCTCGGATGAACTGTTCCTCACCGACGAGGCGCGGTTGGTCGGCTCGTACCTGGCCGGGCAGCGGGTGCCGTATCCGCAGCGGATGCCGTTGCAGCAGGTCACCTCCGCCTTCTTCCTGCTGGTGCAGGGCAGCCTGCCGCCGCGGATCCGCGAGATGTACGGCATGCGGTGGGGGATTGCCGAGCAGGGCGCGTACCGGGCGCTCGCGCAGGCCGTGCGTACGGCGCATGTCGCGTTGCCGCTGGCGCCGCCGGTGCTGCGCGGCACGCTGGCCGGGCCGAGCGCGCCGGTCTACAAGCTGGTTTCCCAGCGTGAACGTCGCCTGCTGCGCACCGGGCGACCGAGTATGCCGGGCATCGATCCACGCAACTGGGTGCAGCGGAATTCCGCTTGA
- a CDS encoding alpha/beta fold hydrolase yields MTMPSDTSKPTAGAKRPARPPAAAKQAPAMPKAVKALHLGSGDPLLLLHGFMMSPHCWEQTATRLSIQCEVYAPAFAGHWGGEEADGWSVNVHTLADRIEDQLDDLGWRTCHIAGNSLGGWVGVELARRGRARTLTLIAPAGGWHVPSITHLRINLKFLSLVPVVEIGKRLGGFAINNPIAQRLALLPLSKNASAVSRADAAACIMAALHCPTMIPFLVAGLRGPGQEDLSTLTTPVRLLLAEYDRVIPNRVYARRYLKELPDSADRIVVHGVGHVPMLEAPDRIATLIAEHVYASRNRLRAV; encoded by the coding sequence ATGACGATGCCGTCTGACACCTCCAAGCCCACCGCCGGCGCGAAGCGCCCCGCGCGCCCGCCGGCCGCCGCCAAGCAGGCTCCGGCAATGCCCAAGGCCGTCAAGGCTTTACACCTGGGCTCCGGCGACCCGCTGCTCCTGCTGCACGGCTTCATGATGTCGCCGCACTGCTGGGAGCAGACGGCGACGCGGCTGTCGATCCAGTGCGAGGTGTACGCGCCCGCCTTCGCGGGCCACTGGGGTGGCGAGGAGGCCGACGGGTGGTCGGTCAACGTGCATACCCTCGCGGACCGCATCGAGGACCAACTGGACGACCTCGGCTGGCGCACCTGCCACATCGCGGGTAACTCGCTCGGCGGATGGGTCGGAGTCGAACTCGCCCGGCGCGGGCGGGCCCGCACACTCACCCTCATCGCGCCGGCTGGCGGCTGGCACGTCCCTTCGATCACCCACCTGCGGATCAACCTGAAGTTCCTCTCGCTGGTCCCGGTCGTCGAAATCGGCAAGCGGCTGGGCGGTTTCGCGATCAACAATCCGATCGCGCAGCGGCTGGCGTTGCTCCCGCTGAGCAAAAACGCGTCGGCGGTGTCCCGGGCCGACGCCGCGGCGTGCATCATGGCGGCGCTGCACTGCCCGACGATGATCCCGTTCCTCGTCGCCGGGCTGCGCGGGCCGGGACAGGAAGACCTGTCCACCCTCACCACGCCGGTCCGGCTGCTGCTCGCCGAATACGACCGGGTGATCCCCAATCGCGTGTACGCCCGTCGGTACTTGAAAGAGCTGCCCGACTCCGCCGATCGCATCGTCGTGCACGGGGTCGGGCACGTCCCGATGCTCGAAGCCCCCGACCGGATCGCCACCCTGATCGCCGAGCACGTCTACGCCAGCCGCAACCGGCTCCGCGCAGTCTGA
- a CDS encoding ribonuclease domain-containing protein, with amino-acid sequence MNLSPKAIRAAVALGAVALVLIVAAVLATRGGDDRAAGATTTRATPSAGAPAGNAQRTPEAPPSASRAPGVPDRAYATLREIDAGRWPDSANAPGTKGGDRWMNRGGDLPATDASGTPITYQEWDVNPKQRNRNRDAERIVTGSDGAAWYTGDHYKTFTRMR; translated from the coding sequence ATGAACCTGTCGCCGAAGGCGATTCGTGCGGCGGTCGCGCTCGGCGCGGTGGCGCTGGTGCTGATCGTGGCCGCGGTGCTGGCAACCCGCGGCGGTGACGACCGGGCCGCGGGGGCCACCACCACCCGCGCCACGCCGAGCGCCGGCGCACCGGCCGGGAATGCTCAGCGGACACCGGAAGCACCTCCGTCGGCCAGCCGTGCACCGGGCGTGCCCGATCGCGCGTACGCCACCCTGCGCGAGATCGACGCGGGTCGCTGGCCGGATTCGGCGAACGCGCCGGGCACCAAGGGCGGCGACCGCTGGATGAATCGCGGCGGCGATCTGCCCGCCACCGACGCGTCCGGCACACCGATCACCTATCAGGAGTGGGACGTCAATCCCAAGCAGCGCAACCGGAATCGGGACGCAGAACGCATCGTCACCGGAAGTGACGGTGCGGCCTGGTACACCGGGGACCATTACAAAACCTTCACGAGGATGCGTTGA
- a CDS encoding D-alanyl-D-alanine carboxypeptidase family protein produces MKIRESRRRATLRLGSALAALAVTAGLAAVPSFAAPTSTTTTPFSTPNTDGCPQKTSPPPPIDQSEVPRPGQSAPTALPVPVPPVGGSRLGECGLVLPKGAPAVPQDISATAWQVSDLDTGEVLVAKDPHGRYRPASTIKVLLATIALRTLDLNKVVTGTEDDANADGTRVGIGPGGRYTNRQLMQALIMASGNDAAHAIATQLGGEEATVAKMNELAKSLHALDTRAASPSGLDGPGMSTSAYDLSVLFREAMTIPLFAELIHTEQVDFPGYPANPKIPDDKDHPGFPIGNDNHLLYDYEGALGGKTGFTDDARQTFVAAAERDGRRLVVTLLKADVRPLRPTDQAARLLDYGFALPRGTSIGTLPSATPDQSKTGAALASPPPRDTAPQADSAPGDSHGPDRTVWIVGGTILVLALLLGARRLNRRR; encoded by the coding sequence ATGAAGATCCGGGAGTCGCGCCGCCGCGCCACACTTCGCCTCGGTTCCGCGCTGGCCGCACTGGCCGTCACCGCGGGCTTGGCCGCCGTACCGTCGTTCGCCGCGCCGACGAGCACGACGACGACACCGTTCAGCACGCCCAATACCGACGGGTGCCCGCAGAAGACCAGCCCGCCCCCGCCGATCGACCAGTCCGAGGTGCCGCGGCCCGGGCAGTCGGCGCCGACCGCGCTGCCCGTCCCCGTCCCACCCGTCGGCGGCAGCAGGCTCGGCGAATGCGGACTGGTGCTGCCCAAGGGCGCACCCGCTGTGCCGCAGGATATTTCGGCCACCGCCTGGCAGGTGTCGGACCTGGACACCGGCGAGGTCCTGGTCGCCAAGGACCCGCACGGCCGGTATCGGCCGGCCAGCACCATCAAGGTGCTGCTCGCCACCATCGCGCTGCGCACCCTCGACCTGAACAAGGTGGTGACCGGCACCGAGGACGACGCGAACGCCGACGGCACCCGGGTCGGCATCGGCCCCGGCGGCCGCTACACCAACCGTCAGCTCATGCAGGCCCTGATCATGGCGTCCGGCAACGACGCGGCCCATGCCATCGCCACCCAGCTGGGCGGCGAGGAGGCCACCGTCGCCAAGATGAACGAGCTGGCGAAGTCGTTGCACGCCTTGGACACTCGCGCGGCCAGCCCGTCCGGGCTGGACGGCCCCGGCATGAGCACGTCCGCCTACGACCTGTCCGTGCTCTTCCGGGAGGCCATGACGATCCCGCTGTTCGCCGAACTCATCCACACCGAACAGGTCGATTTCCCCGGTTATCCCGCGAACCCGAAGATCCCCGACGACAAGGACCATCCCGGCTTCCCGATCGGCAACGACAATCACCTGCTCTACGACTACGAGGGCGCCCTCGGCGGCAAAACCGGTTTCACCGACGACGCCAGGCAGACCTTCGTCGCCGCCGCCGAGCGCGACGGCCGCCGGCTCGTCGTCACCCTGCTCAAAGCCGATGTCCGGCCGCTACGCCCCACCGATCAAGCCGCCCGCCTGCTCGACTACGGCTTCGCCCTGCCCCGCGGTACCAGCATCGGCACACTGCCCAGCGCCACCCCCGACCAGTCGAAAACCGGTGCCGCCCTGGCCTCCCCGCCGCCTCGCGACACGGCCCCCCAGGCAGACTCCGCTCCCGGCGACTCTCACGGACCCGACCGTACCGTCTGGATAGTGGGCGGCACCATTCTGGTCCTCGCCCTGCTCCTGGGCGCCCGCCGCCTCAATCGCCGCAGATAG
- the trpS gene encoding tryptophan--tRNA ligase, protein MSVPAETPAAERKQRVLSGIQPTSSSFHLGNYLGALQYWVSMQDDYDSLYFIPNLHAITVPQDPKALRAQTRGAAAQLLAVGIDPKKSTLFVQSQVPEHAELAWVLSCITGFGEASRMTQFKDKSAKQGSDNASVGLFTYPVLMASDILLYRPHQVPVGEDQRQHLELTRNLAQRFNTRFKKTFVVPEAHIVKGTAKIYDLQDPTAKMSKSASSDAGLINLLDDPKITAKKVRSAVTDTEREIRYDVEHKPGVSNLLVILSSVTGTPIVTLEKDYAGKGYGDLKADVADALVEFVTPLQAKVQEYLSDQGELDRILAAGAERAREIAGNTLAQVYDRVGLLTR, encoded by the coding sequence ATGTCCGTTCCTGCAGAAACCCCGGCCGCTGAACGCAAGCAGCGGGTCCTTTCCGGGATCCAGCCCACCAGTTCCTCGTTCCATCTCGGCAACTACCTTGGGGCGCTGCAGTACTGGGTGTCCATGCAGGACGATTACGACTCGCTGTACTTCATCCCGAACCTGCACGCGATCACCGTGCCGCAGGACCCGAAGGCGCTGCGGGCGCAGACCAGGGGTGCCGCCGCGCAGCTGCTCGCTGTCGGCATCGACCCGAAGAAGTCGACGTTGTTCGTGCAGAGCCAGGTGCCCGAGCACGCCGAACTGGCCTGGGTGCTCAGCTGCATCACCGGGTTCGGCGAGGCGAGCCGGATGACCCAGTTCAAGGACAAGTCGGCCAAACAGGGCTCGGACAACGCCTCCGTCGGCCTGTTCACCTATCCGGTGCTGATGGCGTCGGACATCCTGCTCTACCGTCCGCATCAGGTGCCGGTCGGTGAGGATCAGCGCCAGCATCTCGAACTGACCCGAAACCTGGCGCAGCGCTTCAACACCCGGTTCAAGAAGACCTTCGTGGTGCCCGAGGCGCATATCGTGAAGGGCACGGCCAAGATCTACGACCTGCAGGATCCGACGGCGAAGATGAGCAAGTCGGCGTCCTCCGACGCCGGGCTGATCAACCTGCTGGACGACCCGAAGATCACCGCCAAGAAGGTGCGTTCCGCGGTCACCGACACCGAGCGCGAGATCCGCTACGACGTCGAGCACAAGCCGGGCGTCAGCAACCTGCTGGTGATCCTCAGTTCGGTGACCGGCACGCCGATCGTGACGCTCGAAAAGGATTACGCGGGCAAGGGCTACGGCGACCTGAAAGCGGATGTGGCCGACGCGCTGGTCGAATTTGTCACGCCATTGCAGGCGAAGGTGCAAGAGTATTTGTCGGATCAGGGCGAACTCGACCGCATCCTCGCCGCCGGTGCCGAGCGTGCGCGAGAGATCGCCGGCAACACCCTCGCACAGGTATACGACCGAGTGGGTCTGCTGACCCGCTAG
- a CDS encoding TetR/AcrR family transcriptional regulator, whose amino-acid sequence MTRSYGGVSATERKAQRRTALLDAALEIIGTQGLAKLTVSGLCARAGLNERYYYESFDSRDAVLTALIDAIAEELASVIVAAVGAAPKDSRGTAHAAIAAGIHLLTDDPRKAKVALVAGMATPELRARTTETVRLFAGMVAAEGIDFYGIDDPAADPAIAFRANYLVGGLVQTLTAWLQGELPISRDELIEHTTDVFVLLGEDLAHRLS is encoded by the coding sequence GTGACTCGTAGCTATGGCGGGGTCTCCGCGACGGAGCGCAAAGCCCAGCGGCGCACGGCACTGCTCGATGCCGCACTGGAGATCATCGGCACCCAGGGGCTGGCCAAACTGACCGTTTCGGGGCTCTGCGCCCGAGCCGGACTCAACGAGCGGTACTACTACGAGAGTTTCGACAGTCGCGACGCCGTGCTGACCGCCCTGATCGACGCCATCGCCGAGGAACTCGCGAGCGTGATCGTCGCGGCGGTCGGCGCCGCGCCGAAGGATTCCCGAGGCACCGCACACGCCGCGATCGCCGCGGGCATCCACCTGCTCACCGACGATCCGCGCAAGGCCAAGGTCGCGCTCGTCGCGGGTATGGCGACGCCGGAACTGCGGGCCCGCACCACCGAAACGGTGCGGTTGTTCGCCGGGATGGTCGCGGCCGAAGGCATCGACTTCTACGGCATCGACGATCCGGCCGCGGATCCGGCGATCGCGTTCCGGGCGAACTACCTGGTCGGCGGTTTGGTGCAGACGCTGACCGCCTGGCTACAGGGTGAGTTGCCGATCAGCCGGGACGAACTGATCGAGCACACCACCGACGTATTCGTCCTGCTCGGCGAGGACCTGGCACACCGCCTGAGCTGA
- the yhjD gene encoding inner membrane protein YhjD — MQVIDNIQAGIERRIQKRPWLDHLVRAGGRYQRQRGDYYAAGITYFTVLSLFPLLMVAFAIAGFVLTSNPDLLGELQAKIVDNIPGELGTQLNELVDKAVDSRGTVGVIGLLAGLYTGLGWMANLRAALTEQWEQKSEEQNWFLAKLSDLGALLGLGLAFVVSLGLSALASSTLGARLLISLGLSHLPGARLLLALVSIFLGFLASWAVFAWMIARLPREPVTLKSAAKAAALAALVFEVFKFVASIYLRTVLSSPAGAAFGSIIGLMVFSYITYRIVLFATAWAATASDNDRDADIPPPPAAVIAPRVSARELSVGAGATFFGAGALAALALSGLRRRP; from the coding sequence GTGCAGGTGATCGACAACATCCAGGCCGGGATCGAACGACGGATCCAGAAGCGGCCGTGGCTCGACCATTTGGTGCGAGCGGGCGGACGGTATCAACGGCAGCGCGGTGACTACTACGCCGCGGGCATCACGTATTTCACCGTGCTGTCGCTGTTTCCGTTGCTGATGGTCGCCTTCGCGATCGCGGGCTTCGTGCTGACGAGCAATCCCGATCTGCTCGGCGAGCTGCAGGCCAAGATCGTCGACAACATTCCCGGCGAGCTCGGCACCCAGCTGAACGAGCTGGTCGACAAGGCCGTCGACTCCCGCGGCACGGTCGGCGTCATCGGTCTGCTGGCCGGGCTCTACACCGGGCTCGGCTGGATGGCGAACCTGCGCGCGGCGCTCACCGAACAGTGGGAGCAGAAGAGCGAGGAGCAGAACTGGTTCCTGGCGAAACTGTCCGATCTCGGCGCGCTGCTCGGACTCGGCTTGGCTTTCGTTGTCTCTCTTGGTCTTTCCGCACTCGCGTCCAGCACCCTCGGGGCTCGGCTGCTGATCAGCCTCGGCCTTTCGCACCTGCCGGGCGCGCGGCTGCTGTTGGCACTGGTCTCGATCTTCCTCGGTTTTCTCGCGTCCTGGGCGGTGTTCGCCTGGATGATCGCGCGGCTGCCGCGCGAGCCGGTCACGTTGAAGAGTGCCGCGAAGGCGGCGGCGCTGGCCGCCCTGGTCTTCGAGGTCTTCAAGTTCGTCGCCTCGATCTACCTGCGCACCGTGCTGTCCAGCCCGGCCGGCGCGGCGTTCGGCTCGATCATCGGCCTGATGGTCTTCAGCTACATCACCTACCGCATCGTCCTGTTCGCCACCGCGTGGGCCGCCACCGCCTCCGACAACGACCGCGACGCCGATATCCCGCCGCCACCCGCCGCTGTGATCGCGCCCCGGGTTTCCGCCCGGGAACTGTCCGTCGGCGCGGGCGCGACCTTCTTCGGTGCGGGAGCCCTTGCGGCCCTGGCGCTTTCGGGCCTGCGCCGCCGTCCCTGA
- a CDS encoding exodeoxyribonuclease III encodes MLAWLAATEADIVCVQEVRATDEQTRAALAPALAEGWWLANAEPESKGRAGVAILSRREPHAVRIGFGSSEFDASGRYLEADFGDVTVASVYVHSGDAGTPRQDEKYRYLAELGAYLTTRTGEFVVSGDWNIAHTELDLKNWKGNLKSAGFLPDERAWIDQLLAAGYVDVVRKLHPGVEGPYSWWSYRGRAFDNDTGWRIDYQLARGELATRAKQAVVERAAAYDQRWSDHAPVTVQYR; translated from the coding sequence ATGCTGGCCTGGCTCGCCGCCACCGAGGCCGACATCGTCTGCGTCCAGGAGGTCCGGGCGACCGACGAGCAGACCAGAGCGGCGTTGGCGCCTGCGCTGGCCGAGGGCTGGTGGCTGGCCAATGCCGAGCCGGAATCCAAGGGCCGCGCCGGGGTCGCGATCCTGTCCCGCCGGGAGCCGCACGCGGTCCGAATCGGCTTCGGCAGCAGCGAATTCGACGCTTCGGGCCGTTACCTCGAGGCCGACTTCGGCGACGTCACCGTGGCGAGTGTGTACGTGCACTCGGGCGACGCAGGTACCCCGCGCCAGGACGAAAAGTACCGGTACCTGGCCGAACTCGGCGCCTACCTGACCACGCGCACCGGCGAGTTCGTGGTGAGCGGTGACTGGAACATCGCGCACACCGAACTGGATCTGAAGAACTGGAAGGGCAACCTGAAGTCGGCGGGCTTCCTGCCGGACGAGCGCGCCTGGATCGATCAGTTGCTCGCCGCGGGATACGTCGATGTGGTGCGCAAGCTGCATCCCGGCGTCGAAGGCCCGTACAGCTGGTGGTCCTACCGTGGCCGCGCTTTCGACAACGACACCGGCTGGCGGATCGATTACCAGCTGGCCCGCGGCGAGCTCGCGACCCGCGCCAAGCAGGCCGTGGTGGAGCGGGCCGCCGCGTACGACCAGCGCTGGTCCGATCACGCACCGGTCACGGTGCAGTACCGATGA
- a CDS encoding barstar family protein yields MTESVTLSQFLARPVAADAGVPSIAPLPPRTALGATAVDAAELSSVRYRAPSGFAVRELRGPKMRSVARVFDEIAAALQFPYYFGENKDAFDECLRDLDDFVGDATGYVVVIRDSAQLLADEPDERAWFGSAIRDAAEYWSGKGILFRVVLQGGSTGLQDVSVQL; encoded by the coding sequence ATGACCGAGTCAGTCACGTTGTCGCAGTTCCTTGCTCGTCCCGTCGCCGCCGACGCGGGGGTCCCGTCGATCGCCCCGCTGCCGCCGCGGACGGCGCTGGGCGCGACGGCCGTCGATGCGGCCGAGCTGAGCAGTGTGCGCTACCGCGCGCCTTCCGGTTTCGCGGTGCGTGAGCTGCGCGGGCCGAAGATGCGGTCGGTCGCACGGGTTTTCGACGAGATCGCCGCCGCGTTGCAGTTCCCGTACTACTTCGGCGAGAACAAGGACGCGTTCGACGAATGTCTGCGCGATCTGGACGATTTCGTCGGCGACGCGACCGGATACGTGGTGGTGATCCGTGATTCGGCACAGCTGCTGGCCGACGAACCGGACGAGCGGGCCTGGTTCGGCTCGGCGATTCGCGATGCCGCCGAATACTGGTCGGGTAAGGGCATTCTGTTCCGGGTGGTGCTGCAGGGCGGATCGACCGGGTTGCAGGACGTTTCGGTGCAACTCTGA